The genomic stretch TTTGGTTGCTAAAAGCAAAAATCTTAGCAGCAGCTTTTTTTCCTTCGTGGGGGTGTTTGATCTTGTATctgttattgttttaaaaaatatatttttaaaaatatatattaaaaaaatatttttaacattaatatatttaaaaaaaaaaaaaaaaaaatctagtccGTCTCTAAACAGGATTTGGCTGCCTTCTaatacaactattttttttagttaataaaataattgtggttatttgtttttaattagttttgctTTTACCGttgttaaaaatgatttctctttcttcttttattttctccttttttcattattgaaagccttttttaacttgaatttatggaattattttatataagtcttaattataagtttttttttcaactaattttaattaatgaaaaaaaatagtttgaattcCTTTGCAGTTGAATTAGGTCGTCACCACGACACCTGTTCTATAATTGAGATAAACACggataaaatgatatatttctaatataaaaaaaaaataactcaaagtattaaaaaaaaaaaacttgatatgtaaAAATTTACGgggataatttaaaaaaaaaatttatagtttgatttaaatttattttttctttatactttCACAGATTATagttttcataatataatttatatgttaaataacagtttatattattaacaatgcattttatttgaatttttatttgatttcaggatataaaatataatttataaaaatataaaaaaataaatttaaattaaactataaaagtagaatttaaattaaaccaaaacacattgtttttgtaattatcccaaatctaaattaaatatagtttttgaataatttagctttattttatataaaccttatattaaaaaaaatattattttaccttaatttcagtttttattactcaaccacgtccttttaattatatttataagacCTAATTTAGAGGTTGGCTTGTAGATCGATCTAGGCTATgatattaagttgtttttagaaaattaataggGGGGGATTGTAAAAAGCCCGGATTTAAGGTTTCACTCTGTTGAAAGGGGATCCTTTTAATAAAACAACTTGGGATTTGTAATTATGTTGCCGTAGCTTTATGGAGCAACGGatgaaagaacaagaaaacaaagGCTACGCCAACAGCAATGGCACCCAGCGAGCCACCTGACCTGACAAGATTCAAAAAATGGAACCCCAGGTCCAGTCTGGTCATTTCCGGTGAGTATACAATTTGACCTGTGGTCATAAATTACGCAGTGAAAGATTGATTTTTAACATTCTCTGTTATGAACACATCCATAGTTTGCTGGTTAAAGACATTTATTGGCGACTGCTGTAAAGAGTGCCAGAATGGCTCTGTTCTTGATTTGAACAGGCACAAATTTCCTTTTGGTTTTAAGCTTTTGGTGGTATGGCATAGATGTGGATAGAAGTTGAGTTATATAGACGTCCTGGAATCCAAATGGTACAATAGCTGCTAAGAGATTCAcagaaatgatatttttctctATTAAATTCCCTCATGgggatttaattataaataaaaaataattacctgcTCCCCAATGACAGACTGAAGGGATAAATATTAAGTGGTTTGCCATTCCATGATCAAACATAAAATTGCCAACCTTAGGAGCTCAGCTTTGATTCTCAGTACACTTGGCGGTGCCTCTCGTGATAATTCTTCCCAGTAGTATACCGGAGAAAAGATCCATCAAGAGGTGTGTGCAATCAACACAAACAccctttaatttcaaaattcttaATACGCTATTGACCATACtcactctttctttcttttttaacaggTAAACATATAGAGTAGTGTCGGTGGTgtcttggatatttttttttataaatggagTTGAGTGCATTgagtttttgatattaaaaaaaagaagaggaaatatCCTGCCATTGATAAAGATTCGGAGATTTGACACAAGCAGCAGTGTTCAACCGGTCACAATCGGCACCACAAACCCTACAGTATAAAATGCTGGCGCACGCGCCGACCAGGCCATTACAACTCGGCAAAGAACAAACCACAGTTCAAAGTTCAAACCCAATATAAACTAATGGGTTGAATCAAAGCAATTAGCTGACCCGCTCCCATGCGCCATTGCAGCAACTACAACGAAACTATCAGCCAGGTTTTGTTGAAAATTCCACAGTTGTTATTATATTGTTACTAATTAATTCAGCCCCTTTCAATTCGCATGGATGCAATCCTGTTTATTGAAATGAAAACCAAGATTTCATGAATCAGGTCGAGACAAAAATTTGACTGAACAATAATAAATCActcattatttatatatttttattccttctaTAGCCGGAATCAGGTCTTTACAGGAAAGGGAACAACAACAATCATGGAAAACAAGGAATAGGCAAACGCCCTTTGTTGGAAACAAGGAATTACAATCATGTAAAAGCACCAAGATGGGGCGAACAACAGTGCCAAGACAGAATTAGCAGAATATGTCAGCTGCTGAAGATGAGTTTCCGGCCATCTGAAGGGAAACTGGATATTGCACCAGAGAACCGCAATGTCCACTATTAACAGCAATAACTTGCAACTGACTTAAGCTACTAGCAGGTGTTTCAGTGAGAGGCATTCCCTTGGCACCCACTGCAGGTGTTTCAGTGAGAGGTATTCCCTTGGCAGCCACTCCCTTCAGCCGGTATCGCTCTGCCCGAGATCCAATAACCTGTCCTAATATAGATGCTCCAATGGTAAATGCCATGGCTGACTTTGGCATCAATATGGATTTCCTAAGcatggctatgaaaggaactgcAGCATGGACAGCAGCAAACCATGATGGTGAAAATTTTTTGGTGTGCTCCCTCCATATTCCTAAAGGAACATTTGCTGCCATACCCAACATCCCAATCACAAGTATCTTTTCAGGTAAGGGTTGTGGCCGAAGGTTCTTTGCAAAGGCAGTTTGTGATATAGCTGCTCGGGCTGCAACTATTGCAGGTGGGCACTTGAATTTCATGCCTGGAGGGGGTTTCAGAACCTTCGCCACAAGTGGCAGGACACCACTAACTGCCCGAAATGATTTCGCAATAGGGCAGTTTCCAGTTTGCAGCCACTCATTGCTCAATGCCTCGTGCTTTGAGTGTCCTCCCTGAAACATCATTATAAAAACTTGTCAATTTAAAGTtccaaaatatgtttttcatcATATATGTTATGAACTTCTGATGGAATTTTTTGTCAGTCTAAAAATCAACATTCATTTACCTGTGAAGATGACTCTTTCTTGGATGAATTGGAGTTTTTCTTCTGATTATTCCACTTCttagaaaatgcatcaaaactGAAGGGTCCCCCAGCTCCAAAGGATGAAAGACTGATGGTGGCCGCCTTTGCAGCTAAAGGATTGAACTCCGGTGCAGTAGGCCGAGGTTCTACTTTCTCGGAATGTGAGAATGATCTTTCAGAAAGTGGGACTACTCCATCATGCCCATGGAATAGCCTAAATGTCATATCAAAATTGGGACCATCTTCAAAAATCGGACCCTTACCTGCGCGTACCTGGCAAAGATTGATCAAAATTTTAGTTGAATGTGCCAGAGCAATCAACCAATTTCAATTAAGCTGGTCGGGATCTGATTGTCCAAGTGAAAATTATACTATTGAGATGGTTATGATATCAGATTAAGGTAAGAGAGGCAAGCCCAGGTTCTACATTTATTGGTTTCATACTAAGCCAGGCTAGCTCCAAGTAACATACAACCTTTTGGTTCTCAAAGGAATTCCTAATAGAAATGCACAAAGTATAATAAAACAGTAAAACAGTACCCGATCTAATACCCTACCAGGACTCAGATATAGAAGAAGCTTACATTTAagcaaaaatgagaaaaaatagaaaacttacAGGCATAGGGAAAGGCATGGATGGAGAAAACGAAAAATTAGTAGGCtcattaatgtttttcaaaaagggACACCTTTGGATGTCCAGTTGAGAAGATGCAAGATCCTCATTTAGACCTCTGAAGAAAAAGCCCATCTTTGTCAGAAATCAAGGTTATCTGCACAAAAAGAGGAAAGAGCATGAAGATAAATGCCTTCATCATCTTCTGAACTAGAAAGGGTAAGCCTCTAAACATGAAATCAAACTCTCAAAACAATGTTAGAATAAAAATTGACCACGAGCAATATCGCAAAGCAACTATTGATCATATAAACCAATAATCGAGATTGTACACCAGCCCCAGAAACTGAAGAAAAATGTACAAGATTGTGATTGCAAAGTGTACGATCATGTGCCCAGTAAACacaaacaattcaataaatcaCCAGGTTAGctgcaaaatataaaatttaacaaagagaGAAACATCAATGACATCCAGTatttgaaatcatgaaaaatacaaGACCATATACACATAGATACAGTTCGATTATATAGCAACAAAATCCCATATCAAACATTCATCACTACAACCGATTACATTCGTAAAAACAGAACATAACTCTTGGGaaagaataaaactaaacaaaaccTTACATCATCTGACAGCTCCACAGATCACTACACAAAGCTTTTATTACAAGAGCTACAGAGtattcatcattaaaaaaaaaaaaaaaaaaaaaaaaaactgacttcACCCAAAAATAATAGAACCCATCTGACTTCCAGAAAAACCCatcagtgtttttttatttaaaccttTAAATTATCAAACTTCAGCAAACTATTAAACCTCCAAAATCAACAAAGCtcaattaaaatgaaagaaaacaaaacacggagcaatgcaaaaaaaaaaacccgtaaGAAACAAAGATCTAAAAActgaaagaaagcaaaaaacttTATGATGCCATACCtcttattcaaatattacaGTTCAAACCCAGAAATCAAAAGACAGAGAAGGGAGGAAAAAAGGGTTATTCTGTTTTGAGAGATTGAAGAGACAGAGAAAGGAATCAAAGTTGGGGTCTCATAGGAATAAAGGAGGGAGTAAACGACGACGTGGTGAACACACGTCTTGGATGTAAGAGCGTTGTTAATGTCAAGGTTGGAATGGTTTGGTGAGGTCAAAGATGGTAGATGTAGAATTcatggagagagagagcagccgtcttattaaaaaatcaaataaatatgcgtcttgattcttttttattaccgTGAATTTCCCTCCACTTATAATGGAGAAAAATGCATGATAGGTCACGGCTAATAATTAACCTCAGCCATACATTTCAacttttgtctttctttctcgAAGTAGTTTCATTATAAAATCTGTGATCAATCAAaagtattttcaagttttttttatgtaaaaaaaggtatttttatttgatatttaactTTAGTTGTTTTCTGTCCATaatcagaaaatattttttctatcttcCCAGCATAATAAATTCGAAATCAATAGATAACTATTATgtgtttggtaatttttttattattattaacatgggtgTCCGGACAAGCTTGCGTGCACTTTGATTAATTTCACGAGCTCTAAAACTAACGACCATATAAGTCTCAAATGATCATCATATTAGAAATCATATATCTCGAACCTGAAACCATAAgagaatcaaatattttaatctcaaaTTCTTACTTCTGGGACACCTACTAGATGATTTGTGTTAAGTAAACTGTATATAATAGgtcaaaacagtttttttttatataaaaaagcaatttaatttaaataattctaaaaaaacaatgtaaaatttgaatgatattttaacaattcattagtgattgaaaaaaaaatgaattttaattcatctacTTCAATCTAgagactttataattttttgaaatagattctgaaatttttaaatcatgatcATAGAACCACTTCTCTATAAATAATACCATGCTCTTGGTTTTGCTGGAGGTTAGTGACAAGGTAATTGACGAATTATGCAACTCTAGTTGATTTTCAAGTAGCTTCAATCGtgcattttaataattaatattttacattatttatttgatcCTAATTTATTCTGCCATGGAAATAATATTCGTAGTCCGTAcaacattgttttaaaaaaagtgtcGATGCATGAAGCGTGTGGTGGAGTTGTTGAGATTTTAAAGGAAATTCTCAACGCTCATTTTGACGTGTTGTGTCACGTGTGCGCTAATTTAACTCATTTAACCATCCATAATCTCCACTagcttcctttttttattattttttttataggcaaaTCCCCACACGAGCTCCAAATGACTTATTAGCTGGGTAAATATATTTACAGCTTCAGTGgatattgtttaaaatatttttttatttaaaaatatattaaaataatatattttatttttattttttaaaaaaaattaatatattaaaatgatttgaaaatattaaaaaaaattaaccaaaaaaatataaaattaaaaaaaaaacacaattttaaccTCATATCTGTCACTAAagctaataaatttttaaataatttatttggataTCTATTTCATCGGAAagtcaaaaatattaatattaaatacattaaaataaaaatgattattaaattatttttttctattgaattgcatataaaaaaaacatactaataCTATTAAAAACCATATCAATAATTTAGCTTGGCGTCACCATCTACCTTTGCAATCCATGAGAGAAAGACAAACATTACGACCGGCACCGTGCAAGCAAATTCACCACGTGGGCCTATATTACAATTCAGAAGCTAAGTATGGCCAGCGTCTGacatgaaagaagaaaagacaagaaaagaaaaggacagaACGTGGGTGGTTGagtatgattaaaaaaaaaaaaaaggctaaaaaataaaataaaaagtaaaacacTGTTTAACCACAGTACCAAACAGTAAAGCAGAATGAAACATGCGGCCAAGTTTGTCTCTACAGAAAGTTGACAAAACTGCCATCAGCTGCTGATCTGAAAACCAGAGGCCAAGACTCAGaacttaaaaagaataaatgcCAATTTGTAGACACAGAGGTCCTGAAGCATGTCTTTCACAAATTGCTGCAGAAAGACAAAGTAATAATGAGAcagcccgtttggcattgctgccggcgttttgtaaaaattcaattttttttttttttttgctaaaattaagtgatagttgtactttctggatcgttttgatgtgctgatttcaaaaatgatttttaaaaaataaaaaaacatcatttgcatgcttttcggcacgaaaagctatttgaaaagcaaccgctaccacactgccaaacacgctaaGAGAAGGAGAAGATTAAATACTTCTAGACTAAAATTCAACATAGATAATGAATAAATAGCAACAGGAAATCCAAAATCAAGCATTTCATATAGTCCAAAGATGATCTTGGTGGCAGCTTGGCCGATTAAGTGGGTGTTTGGTTTTGTagttgcgggtgaggttcacccgcaaccacatatttcagtgtttggtaacagaagaaaaagtaatttttactgGTGGGACCCATCTATTTATTCAGTTGCACCGCCGTTTTGGAGAAACAGCAAAATGTTGCTTCTCGTGATGATctcaacagtggagcatggcttcactgttcattgaacagtggagccatgctccactgcgcactgttcacatgaacaaattttttttttttatatatataacctagtgcacaaagttttttttttgaaaaaataatacagttaattaattgtacttgtattgttcacgtgaatgtgaacaatattttttttttgtttttttaaaaattagtttaagataaattaaatttgttcgtactataatctcaattttattcatgataatattttacttaattttattgcacgcaagataaatcatgataactgtagttattgtcgaatgaattttgtatgcaatgaaattgttgatttttttgtaaaaaaattgtgttttactcgaaaaactagtatttaatattatttaataacactacataaattagaaggatatcgcatgatgacttagcatttatgaaatttgatcgcaattccaattatgttattgctAGGCCCGGcccagtttaaaaaaaattcattttttatttttattttaatataccttatcggatgaattttgtacgtaatggaattataaatagtttaatggaataataaataatattttatataaagtattatttatttcatgatgtaataggagtaattaattctacaatatttaaatttaaaaatcatcaatattaatatatattttttaaaattattttataacctcaatttgaaaagcatttttttaaccaaacacattaaattactttttattcaacctcaatttcaaccacagttttaaccaaacacctattttttcaaaccaacctcaattaaaagtactttttataaaacaacttttttttaaaccacaaccacaaaagctaccgcaatacaCCCTAAGTTTTTGAAATagtcacaaaaaaaatttatttgtctgCAATTCAGAAAGGGAAGGAAAGAAGAGTTAAAAGATGATAAAGTCATCCTTAGTGTGACAATTCGTGGAATATCTCTTGCCCAGGGCTGTTCAAAATgttcaacaataaaaagaagcacGCAAagtcatagtttttttttcagaattttggaACAAGCTCTGTATTGAGGATGAACAAAGCTTCAAATTCCCGTGTAGAGAAACATGGgttaaaaaagatagaattgCTAACCTGCAACAAACAATATTATGTAAAATCTCAGAAAACTAAGCAATCGGAAGTTAGGCTTTGATTAGTTGGAAAATTTCCTTTGAAAGACAAGGTGTAGAAAACGATATGATTGAAAGGATGTACTCGTGAGGTAAACTAGCATGAAGCATGTGGTCACGACCATTCTATGAAGAGATTGTTCATCCCCATTTGAACACTCAAGTTACAAAAAAAGGCACATGCGCCTTTGAAACTGTCAGGGGGAGATTTTTGCATTTCAACTAAAGGCTCAAAGAGATTTTGCCAATTGTTGGAAGCAGGGCCAGGTATTTTTCATAGCTGAACAGCTAGGAATTTAGGGAGTAATTTTACTTGCGACCCCAATAGAGGAAAAGTGAGAAcaaaaggaggtatttgccaGCTTTTGGCCAATCTCTGCATTCGAGCGAATCGCTTTCCCAGCCTCTCAGATTTGGAGTCTGCAAAACGCTTCATATTATCCATGTGTTCAAGGATGAGTTCTTAACAGAAACCAACACAAGTAAAAGCCTGCAATGTTTAAACATGGTAGCAGGTAAGCATACTGTTGGACTTTCTTCAAATTACtttgagaaaattaaattagaacaCTTTCACCCTATGAAAACAAAGAGATTATCATGGCAAAATCCGGGTTGGTCTGTCTCTAGGATTAGTTGTCTCAATGTCCAattggttgcttttcaaaaagctTAAACATAATCCCCTCCATATCTCAACAGTCTCTTTTCGTCCTTTGCATATACGATGCCTTGATTGACAGTTTCCTCTTATCCCAGTACAAACACAATTATACAGAATAATCCCTGTTATAAATATCTCTGATCTATTTAGTAATGGCAAAACAGAAAAGTGCCTCCACATAAAGCCAAGTGAAAAACGATGACAAGTATGTTGATGGAGTTCACAGTCCAGCGAATCCAAAAATAATCATCCCTGGCATAGGCCTCTTATGATTCCCAATGTCATTGTCGATAACCTGaaatggaaaataaagcaaGGTCAAAGAGAATTGAACATCCACATGTCAAAGATAACCTTTATTTGTCTACTATTGATCACGTTGTTGGTGCCTGGAGTAACCATGCACAAATAGAAGGGCCtcattaaacaaatatttgatgGAGGGCCAcattaaacaaattaagaaagttGAGGGACACTTGAGCTTGTAAACCCGGTTTTATACATTCTCAAATTATTGCAATTTGCTTGTGCTGAAAACGAATCGGAACCTCTTGTTTACAACGGGCCTGAAAACTTCTTGGGCTTCAGGTCCTAGTACAGCTGAAGAGTTTGCCCACGCAACAAGTCATCCCAAATAAAGgggcacataaaaaaaaaacaccagagACTTAACTTGGCTCTTAAACACAGGCAGGAAAACCAGACGGACGCGATCTACTCCAGCAGCAAGCTCGGTCGTTTCTGTTCACAGGTACGTTCCACTTCTTACAATCTACgtgttttctctctttgcatCAATCATTTCAATCTATGAACTTGTTCTTGCTGTGTCTCTGATTTTTGCACGAATTAGGTTACCTTCTAAATGCGGTCCGGATGAGGATTGAACTTTTTTTCCGAGTAGTTTCGTATTTTCattggcttttaattttttggatctGCATCAAAActgttaatatttttgtttgtgcaGTACAGGGGCTTGGTTTCAGTATTAATTGATGACAGTCTTGTGTTGATTAGACACTGACAGTTTAAGTGTGCCTATAGTTAGCTTAACGCTTCCATTAGTAGTACTTGGCTCAACCAAACCAGTCTGCTAGACATTTACGGTGTTttttgctcctttgtcatctcTACTGAATGTAGGGCTTTAGTCTTGACCTATTAGGGGGATGAGTGCTTTGATTATTGCAGACTGGAATTTTAAGTtggttgattaattaaattgttatttgtCGAACTATTGGGGGAACTAGGGTTTGGTTGGTTAAAGCCTGTATTTGAGATTCATCTGTAGGGGACATGTAGTGCATAATTTCAGGTTTCATTTAGGATTGATGGAAAACAGAGTGGagggagaaaaaataaatgtcagGAAGTGATTGAGCTTCCCTTTAATGCTtgctttatgattttattaaaagtgGGTAACATGGCACATTCATCGCCACACATTCTCACATTTGGAAAGCCTAGCCACTACATCAGGAGTGAAAGTACTGCTGCATGTCTCCCTTAATGAGAAGTTGCAAATTTAGAATCAGtgaaaacatgataaaaaagtGATTTCCACCATCCCATCTTGCTGAGGCATAATCGCTGCATGATTTTATGTGGGTCCAATATTTGTTCGTTGAGTTGTTTAACCTGCTTTTAAATTGCAAGTTTGATAACCATGCGTGTATCATCTTAAGCACTTTAACTCTAACAGTAGCATCTGCTACTCATCTCTCTTGGAATGCTGTGCTATCCTCATATGCCCCCAGGTGTGGAATAGTAACAGCCTCAATGAACATGAGTTTTTATTTCCCTGGAAATGCTGCCAACCATCCTAGTTTTTAAGCTAGTTAGTCTATCTGTTTctctatattgtttttgttagcCTAATTGTGAGAACTTCCAATTATAATTTGTGTTCATTGACACccattgagttttgaagttggCTGTTTTAAATCagtgcttttcaaaaatagTGATTTCATGATGTTGTTGGTTTTTCTCTCATTGACTTTAAGTTGCCTGTTTAAGATCAgtgatattgttgttttttcagCTAGTTAGTCTATCTGTTTCTCTATATTGTTTTTGTAGCCTGATTGAGAAAACCTCCAAGTATAATTTGTGTAGAATTATATGAATACTCTGTCTAAAAAAGCCAAAGATAATGTAAGACAATAATTAAGGATTCCATATAAAAGAAACCAAGGAtactaatttgataaattttgatacCCATTGAGTGTTAAAAGTTGGCTGCTTAAGATCagtggtttttaaaaataatgattttgttggttttgttggtttttctctctgttttgtgGGATGAAATAGTGCTGTGAGCTCTGATGTTATTGGTTCTAACGGAGACAATAATCAGAATCTGGTGCAGCAAAAGATCTTAACATTATTATGTTGTCAGTATAGGTAGCTACTGCCAGGAATCTTTCCTTTGTATTCACTACATGTTGTTGTCTAGACTCTAGATGGAAATCTTGCAAGCAGTTCTTCTTGGGGCATATGCACACTTTTATTCTTTGCCATCGTTTTTTCATTGCTCGAGGCAAGGGCGtgtatcaaataaattttcattttgcagGAATTTGATATTTCAAACATTCACCATGTCAACCTCGTATCTCCCTGCAACTACGGATTCAATTGCTCAGGCTTTAGAGGCGAAAAATCCATCTGAATCCATTTCAATCTTTTACCGCATACTAGAGAGCCCATCATCTTCTCCTGAATCCCTCAGGATTAAGGAACAGTCCATCACGAATCTCTCAGATCTTCTTAGACAGGAGAACCGGGCAGAGGAGCTTCGAAGCCTTCTGACCCAGTTGAGGCCCTTTTTTGCTT from Populus alba chromosome 8, ASM523922v2, whole genome shotgun sequence encodes the following:
- the LOC118052442 gene encoding uncharacterized protein — translated: MGFFFRGLNEDLASSQLDIQRCPFLKNINEPTNFSFSPSMPFPMPVRAGKGPIFEDGPNFDMTFRLFHGHDGVVPLSERSFSHSEKVEPRPTAPEFNPLAAKAATISLSSFGAGGPFSFDAFSKKWNNQKKNSNSSKKESSSQGGHSKHEALSNEWLQTGNCPIAKSFRAVSGVLPLVAKVLKPPPGMKFKCPPAIVAARAAISQTAFAKNLRPQPLPEKILVIGMLGMAANVPLGIWREHTKKFSPSWFAAVHAAVPFIAMLRKSILMPKSAMAFTIGASILGQVIGSRAERYRLKGVAAKGIPLTETPAVGAKGMPLTETPASSLSQLQVIAVNSGHCGSLVQYPVSLQMAGNSSSAADIFC